From Gimesia panareensis, the proteins below share one genomic window:
- a CDS encoding SDR family NAD(P)-dependent oxidoreductase codes for MSISDSIGQSLGYVVLGATGAVGSEISQRLARAGHRVMLGGRDQQRLDDLSSELDAPRSCVEAENPDSIDHCLEQAANEFGRLDGVVNCIGSVLLKPAHLTSDEEWSQTLSVNLTTAFSTVRSAARVMRKAGGSVVLISSAAARIGIANHEAIAAAKAGVIGLTLSASATYASRGIRVNAVAPGLIKSRITRHLWESEAAESTSISMHALDRLGEPADVASLIEWLLKPENNWITGQILGVDGGLAAVIPRTRQKSS; via the coding sequence ATGAGTATATCAGACTCAATCGGGCAATCACTGGGATATGTGGTTCTGGGGGCGACAGGAGCCGTTGGTTCGGAAATAAGTCAAAGACTGGCCAGGGCCGGTCATCGTGTGATGCTGGGAGGCCGAGATCAGCAGCGATTGGACGACTTGTCGTCCGAACTGGATGCTCCACGATCTTGTGTTGAAGCAGAGAACCCAGACTCAATAGATCACTGTCTAGAACAGGCTGCCAATGAGTTTGGCCGCCTTGACGGTGTTGTAAACTGCATCGGTTCAGTGCTTTTAAAACCGGCGCACCTGACTTCAGATGAAGAGTGGTCTCAGACCCTGTCAGTCAATCTCACAACCGCTTTTTCGACGGTGCGGAGCGCGGCTCGGGTCATGAGAAAGGCAGGGGGCTCAGTAGTACTGATTTCATCTGCTGCTGCTCGGATTGGTATCGCAAACCATGAAGCGATTGCCGCTGCCAAGGCGGGAGTGATTGGCTTGACGCTGTCGGCATCTGCGACTTATGCCAGCCGTGGAATTCGAGTGAATGCAGTAGCGCCGGGTTTAATCAAATCCAGGATCACGCGTCACCTGTGGGAATCAGAGGCGGCTGAGTCCACTTCAATTTCAATGCATGCTCTGGATCGCCTGGGGGAGCCTGCAGATGTTGCTTCCCTGATTGAATGGTTGTTAAAACCCGAGAATAACTGGATCACAGGGCAGATTCTGGGAGTTGATGGCGGACTGGCTGCTGTGATTCCCCGGACTCGCCAGAAGAGCAGTTAA
- a CDS encoding cytochrome c, with protein sequence MRNLHHKQFVGSVALLGLAIALIWSQSTPTLAGSDAKKTQAGVPVEPDMHEFMEYVFQPTYKRLKQAIAAEPDNRKVWKAIKSDALILAEGGNLLLLHDPQNDRSSWNEYSQDVRKEGGLLYKAAKSKDFKTARKHYVAMLKNCNACHQKFADGEHQLTP encoded by the coding sequence GTGAGAAATCTCCACCACAAACAGTTCGTTGGTTCCGTTGCCCTGCTGGGGCTGGCAATTGCTCTGATCTGGTCACAGTCAACGCCAACGCTTGCCGGGTCAGACGCAAAAAAAACGCAAGCCGGTGTTCCAGTTGAACCCGACATGCATGAGTTTATGGAATACGTATTCCAGCCCACCTACAAACGGCTCAAGCAGGCCATCGCAGCAGAACCAGACAATCGTAAAGTCTGGAAAGCAATCAAATCGGATGCGCTCATTCTGGCGGAAGGAGGCAACTTACTGCTTCTGCACGATCCCCAAAACGATCGCTCCAGCTGGAATGAATACAGCCAGGACGTTCGTAAAGAGGGTGGCTTGCTCTACAAAGCCGCCAAGTCCAAAGACTTCAAGACTGCCCGCAAACATTACGTAGCCATGCTCAAGAACTGCAACGCCTGTCATCAGAAATTTGCTGATGGCGAACACCAGTTGACGCCCTGA
- a CDS encoding HEAT repeat domain-containing protein has protein sequence MAENDSQISDRIQQLDSSDGEVRQSARHKLVQTGSAAVPALITALDNSSETMRWEAAKALGEIGDPAAVSPLIEILPDDDSVRFVAASALISMSKDSVPQLLSALIKDTARIRDGACFVLHHLASDDENLRGPLTPVVEALMSLDSSLRVPVEAEKALSQFS, from the coding sequence ATGGCAGAAAATGATAGTCAAATCTCTGATAGGATTCAGCAGCTCGATAGTTCTGATGGGGAGGTCAGGCAGTCCGCACGCCATAAACTGGTACAAACAGGTTCTGCTGCAGTTCCGGCTCTGATTACTGCTTTGGACAATTCTTCCGAAACGATGCGCTGGGAAGCAGCTAAGGCACTGGGGGAAATTGGTGATCCTGCTGCCGTTAGCCCATTAATCGAAATCCTGCCAGATGACGACAGCGTGCGGTTTGTTGCCGCGTCGGCTTTAATTTCGATGAGCAAGGATTCAGTTCCTCAGCTGTTGAGTGCTCTCATTAAAGATACGGCTCGGATCAGAGATGGAGCCTGTTTTGTTCTGCACCATCTGGCCTCAGATGATGAAAATCTGCGTGGCCCCTTGACGCCTGTTGTCGAAGCATTGATGTCACTCGATTCATCACTCCGGGTTCCCGTTGAAGCCGAAAAAGCACTATCTCAGTTTTCCTGA
- a CDS encoding outer membrane protein assembly factor BamB family protein — protein sequence MVCLFYKEKLAEWYLNCRSTITFGLAAVLLVLISGQVDAEERNPFLPQGIEDRGWPDVRGIRFDAHSPEIHLADNWPAEGPPVLWVKDLGQGYSAFVAAGDRVYTQAQTLQGQYVYCLAARTGKTVWEYRYDWPYELAGVYPGPRATPTLAEGKVLFAAPSGLVGCLDANKGKLIWSRNVLEEFHGTGGDGFGYACSPTVVDQLVVLPVGGPGASMVALNLADGKTVWQSGDRPASYCPALPIERNGRKLVVGYLENALVIHDLQTGAVLLEHELSEGYDEHSAWPLYREPYLWIAAPFRSGSQLFELPDRFPHSELLKTVWRSRVMSNDVLSSVLVNEQIYGFDIFDQQSKTQRPSRGKFRCIEFLTGKELWEQGSGRPERSNNDITNELGQSGIIVADGKLILLNERGELILLRQNPERCEILSRCKVLSGELTWTPPVLHRGCVFIRNQSRAACVYLGEPDLLPSDQPTLRLTEIPQETYYDWAGQILSVEPEYAFDLPSTDWLIRWYYWSLGLLVASLILAAIPLWWIPSQRRLPTWIMTYRILAFLAGALGTTWISLWQQDFIFTWPLCLYIVTEPVFASVQFKREQQRSTFWRDYGPLIWLLIVFTVYFLLCRRLSLVFEWAFLAGPIGALPAGWWEWHLKKQTPLRMCFALILKLITFSCFYGSGIAILWLRY from the coding sequence GTGGTATGCCTTTTCTACAAAGAGAAACTGGCGGAATGGTACCTTAATTGCCGCAGCACGATCACCTTCGGGCTTGCGGCAGTTCTGTTGGTACTGATATCGGGGCAAGTCGATGCAGAAGAAAGGAATCCTTTCCTGCCTCAAGGCATCGAAGATCGTGGCTGGCCGGATGTCCGTGGCATTCGATTTGATGCACACTCTCCGGAAATTCACCTGGCTGACAACTGGCCTGCTGAAGGGCCCCCTGTTCTGTGGGTGAAAGACCTGGGGCAGGGGTACTCCGCTTTTGTGGCAGCAGGCGATCGTGTTTATACCCAGGCGCAAACTCTACAGGGACAATATGTCTATTGTCTTGCGGCACGGACGGGGAAAACTGTCTGGGAGTATCGCTATGACTGGCCTTACGAACTGGCGGGTGTGTATCCCGGTCCCCGGGCCACCCCTACGCTGGCAGAGGGAAAAGTACTCTTTGCCGCCCCCAGCGGCCTGGTCGGGTGCCTGGACGCGAACAAGGGGAAATTGATCTGGTCCAGGAACGTGCTTGAAGAGTTTCATGGCACTGGAGGCGATGGTTTTGGCTATGCGTGTTCGCCGACGGTCGTGGATCAACTGGTAGTATTGCCTGTGGGAGGTCCAGGTGCCAGCATGGTGGCATTGAATCTGGCTGACGGAAAGACGGTCTGGCAGTCTGGTGACCGACCTGCCAGTTACTGTCCGGCACTCCCGATCGAACGGAATGGTAGAAAGCTGGTGGTGGGTTACCTGGAAAATGCGCTGGTGATTCACGATTTGCAAACCGGCGCGGTGTTGCTCGAACATGAGTTATCGGAAGGCTACGACGAACATTCCGCCTGGCCCCTTTATCGTGAGCCTTATCTCTGGATCGCTGCTCCATTCCGATCCGGTTCTCAACTATTCGAATTGCCAGACCGTTTTCCACACTCTGAGCTGTTGAAAACGGTCTGGCGTTCACGGGTGATGTCGAACGACGTTTTATCAAGTGTGCTGGTCAACGAGCAGATTTACGGTTTTGATATCTTCGATCAACAGTCTAAAACACAGCGTCCCTCGCGGGGAAAATTTCGCTGCATCGAATTTCTGACTGGAAAGGAATTATGGGAGCAGGGATCCGGGCGTCCGGAACGGTCAAATAATGATATCACGAATGAACTGGGGCAGTCCGGAATCATTGTTGCTGATGGAAAACTGATTCTGCTTAATGAACGGGGGGAACTGATACTGCTCCGCCAGAACCCTGAGCGTTGTGAGATCCTGTCACGTTGTAAGGTCCTCTCGGGAGAACTGACCTGGACGCCACCAGTATTGCATCGTGGTTGTGTATTTATCCGCAACCAATCCCGGGCTGCCTGTGTGTATCTCGGAGAGCCAGATCTTTTACCCTCAGATCAACCCACACTGAGACTCACAGAAATTCCTCAGGAAACTTACTATGACTGGGCAGGCCAGATTCTCTCTGTTGAGCCAGAGTATGCTTTTGATTTACCTTCAACCGACTGGCTGATCCGCTGGTACTACTGGTCACTGGGGTTACTTGTTGCCAGTCTGATATTGGCTGCAATCCCCCTCTGGTGGATACCGTCACAACGTCGCCTGCCGACCTGGATCATGACCTATCGAATTCTGGCGTTTCTGGCAGGGGCCCTGGGGACCACCTGGATCAGTCTCTGGCAGCAGGATTTTATCTTCACCTGGCCACTCTGTCTGTATATTGTCACTGAGCCGGTTTTTGCGTCTGTTCAGTTTAAACGAGAGCAGCAGAGATCTACCTTCTGGCGTGATTATGGGCCATTGATCTGGTTGCTCATTGTTTTCACCGTCTATTTTCTGCTGTGTCGCAGATTGAGTCTCGTTTTTGAGTGGGCATTTCTCGCAGGTCCGATTGGTGCGCTGCCTGCAGGCTGGTGGGAGTGGCATCTGAAAAAACAGACTCCCCTTCGGATGTGTTTTGCATTGATCTTGAAACTGATCACCTTTTCCTGTTTTTATGGAAGTGGCATTGCGATTCTCTGGCTGAGATATTGA
- a CDS encoding response regulator: MYASEQQIPVTPPQDQGSFTAEPPSFWRSLLLKNTLFVAIVVVLTAGILGHLAYIFARDILHDNIRVRLQLVVSDRAALFEGYVQQQLDRAALVTSRTHLRELIQDFEQGKLDQATFRAESKRILEDTESGSSSEFRDLWIVNPEGTVITATSENFLNQTFADDPGFLDAKEHPQLDYPQKVDGKYVTYLMAPMKGESGELIGVLMVWLDVTPLERILTNRTGLQDTGALLVATRQDDQVRYLLTPEGSNQRSVPLKDVPAMEKALDGESGSEVMHYSGDEVLVFYRPVDYQPASGIPWGMVAKIDLTEAYAPVTHLRHLLLGLQFGLVFFGMVVSFLVARRVTKPVLGLADTASKIARGNLDVRVPITSTDEVGMLGAAFNHMTSELAASRDQLEERIEQRTAELNASQKKLRRQTQILQSILDSMGDGVIVADQDGNSVFWNPAGEQIVGIGPQNVDPSKWSQVYGCYLADGVTMCPSEDLPLARAMRGESLDDAILFLKNPDIPDGTWISVTARPLKNDRGDLRGGVIVMHDITEAKATQEQLESRDKKNRAILATTHEAFVGINEKSKICDWNEQAEVTFGWTHEEAIGRSLVETIIPERYRLQHMQGIENYLASGEGPVLNKRLELSALHKDGHEFPVELTITPVRQGDSFLFAAFVHDITEVKRAEEELKRAKEAAEAASRAKSAFLATMSHEIRTPMNAVIGMTELLLDTDLNATQREYMTMVQESGESLLAVINDILDFSKIEAGRFDLDQAPFHLRENLGDTMKSLAVRAHHKRLELAFHLSPEVPDTIVGDRYRLRQIIVNLVGNAIKFTDEGEVVLDVNVESQSKRDVLLHFVVRDTGIGIPKSKQKQIFQAFEQVDESMARRFSGTGLGLAIASRLINLMGGRIWVISEVDQGSEFHFTAHFELTREKVPANDPLVKAHLDDLRVLVVDDNLTNCQILDEMLSSWKMKAQTVTRGKDALQMMHDRQHAGEPFDLVLVDANMPTMDGFELASKIKHDKELGSAVIMMITSSDRRDEISRCRELGIAAHLIKPLKQSELFNSIAETLGMSGEDHHTVKSKTAELAKRIPPLKILLAEDSIVNQKLALALLKPHGHQIKVVTNGKDAVEQRKSEQFDLILMDVQMPEMDGLEATREIRKYEQEKDEHIPIIAMTAHAMKGDRERCLEAGMDGYVSKPVRVRELYQMIEETLQLNSKEKKAQAEPAIVEQREEAVNVQPEKSQEDATMNQHEQERDDTEVLNWEQAMEKSEIPAEALSELGQMFLQEAPKLLNEIREALQAGDAQSLRRAAHTLKSSAAVFEAQHASEAALKLEILGKDEKLDEARDALPALEQEIDRLLPAVSAHIDSTAMEGNNG; the protein is encoded by the coding sequence ATGTACGCTTCCGAACAACAGATTCCCGTCACGCCGCCACAGGATCAGGGTTCGTTTACAGCGGAGCCTCCTTCATTCTGGCGGTCTTTGCTTTTGAAAAACACGCTGTTTGTTGCCATCGTGGTGGTTCTTACTGCCGGAATTCTGGGGCACCTCGCCTATATCTTTGCACGGGATATTCTACACGACAATATCCGGGTCCGTCTCCAGCTGGTCGTCAGTGACCGGGCTGCTTTATTTGAAGGTTATGTCCAGCAGCAGCTGGATCGCGCTGCCCTGGTCACCAGCCGGACCCATTTACGCGAATTGATCCAGGATTTCGAACAGGGCAAGCTGGATCAGGCTACGTTCAGAGCTGAATCGAAGCGGATTCTGGAGGATACCGAATCGGGGAGTTCATCCGAATTTCGGGATCTCTGGATTGTGAATCCGGAAGGAACCGTCATTACTGCAACGAGTGAGAATTTTCTCAACCAGACCTTTGCCGATGATCCTGGATTTCTGGATGCGAAAGAACATCCCCAACTGGATTATCCTCAAAAAGTCGATGGAAAATATGTGACTTATCTCATGGCTCCCATGAAAGGTGAATCGGGGGAGTTGATTGGTGTCCTGATGGTCTGGCTGGATGTGACCCCTCTGGAGAGGATTCTGACCAATCGGACCGGCTTACAGGATACGGGAGCTCTGCTGGTAGCCACCAGGCAGGATGATCAGGTGCGCTATTTATTAACGCCGGAAGGCAGTAATCAGCGTTCTGTACCTCTGAAAGATGTGCCCGCAATGGAGAAAGCCCTGGATGGTGAAAGTGGATCAGAGGTGATGCATTACAGCGGCGATGAAGTGCTCGTTTTCTATCGTCCTGTTGATTATCAGCCAGCCAGTGGCATTCCCTGGGGGATGGTAGCGAAGATCGACCTGACAGAAGCATACGCTCCGGTGACGCATTTACGTCACCTGTTGCTCGGGTTACAGTTTGGTCTCGTCTTTTTCGGGATGGTGGTGTCTTTCCTGGTTGCGCGGAGAGTGACGAAACCTGTGCTGGGACTGGCTGATACTGCTTCTAAAATTGCACGGGGAAATCTGGATGTTCGTGTGCCGATCACATCAACTGATGAGGTTGGGATGCTGGGAGCGGCCTTCAATCATATGACCTCCGAACTGGCAGCTTCGCGCGATCAACTGGAAGAACGGATCGAACAACGAACTGCGGAACTGAATGCTTCGCAGAAGAAATTGCGGCGTCAGACTCAAATCCTGCAATCAATTCTGGACAGTATGGGAGACGGGGTCATTGTTGCAGACCAGGACGGTAATTCTGTCTTCTGGAATCCGGCAGGCGAGCAGATTGTCGGCATCGGTCCTCAGAATGTCGATCCATCGAAATGGTCTCAGGTTTATGGTTGTTATCTAGCTGATGGCGTCACCATGTGTCCCTCAGAAGATTTGCCCCTGGCACGGGCGATGCGCGGGGAATCCCTGGATGATGCGATCCTGTTCCTGAAAAATCCTGACATTCCGGACGGGACCTGGATCAGTGTGACCGCTCGTCCATTGAAAAATGATCGAGGAGATCTGCGTGGCGGTGTGATCGTGATGCACGATATTACCGAAGCTAAAGCGACACAGGAGCAACTGGAATCTCGGGATAAGAAGAACCGGGCGATTCTGGCAACGACACATGAAGCCTTTGTCGGGATCAATGAGAAAAGTAAAATTTGCGACTGGAATGAACAGGCGGAGGTCACCTTTGGCTGGACACATGAGGAAGCCATCGGGCGCTCGCTGGTCGAGACGATTATCCCGGAACGATACCGGCTGCAGCACATGCAGGGCATCGAAAACTATCTTGCCTCTGGAGAAGGTCCTGTTCTGAATAAGCGGCTGGAGCTTTCCGCACTCCATAAGGATGGCCATGAATTTCCCGTCGAGCTTACGATCACACCAGTCCGACAGGGGGACAGTTTTCTGTTCGCAGCCTTTGTGCACGACATTACAGAAGTCAAACGGGCTGAGGAAGAACTGAAACGAGCTAAAGAAGCTGCCGAAGCGGCCAGTCGGGCCAAAAGCGCCTTTCTGGCAACAATGAGTCACGAAATTCGTACTCCCATGAATGCCGTGATCGGTATGACTGAATTATTGCTGGATACAGATCTGAATGCCACTCAGCGGGAATATATGACCATGGTGCAGGAATCCGGAGAATCTCTGCTGGCCGTGATCAATGACATTCTCGATTTCTCGAAGATTGAAGCTGGTCGGTTCGACCTGGATCAGGCGCCATTCCACCTGCGGGAAAATCTGGGAGATACCATGAAATCGCTGGCGGTGCGGGCACATCATAAGCGGTTGGAGCTGGCGTTTCACCTGTCCCCTGAGGTTCCGGACACGATTGTCGGTGACCGTTATCGCTTGCGCCAGATCATTGTGAATCTGGTGGGGAATGCGATCAAGTTTACCGATGAAGGAGAAGTGGTACTGGATGTCAATGTGGAATCGCAATCGAAGCGAGATGTATTGCTGCATTTTGTTGTCAGAGATACCGGAATTGGAATTCCCAAAAGTAAACAGAAACAGATCTTTCAGGCCTTTGAGCAGGTTGATGAATCGATGGCCCGCCGCTTCAGTGGAACCGGTCTGGGACTGGCGATCGCTTCACGTCTGATCAATTTGATGGGGGGGCGGATCTGGGTGATCAGCGAGGTGGATCAGGGAAGTGAATTCCATTTCACGGCTCATTTTGAACTGACCCGGGAAAAGGTTCCTGCAAACGACCCTCTGGTCAAAGCACATCTGGATGACTTGCGCGTTCTGGTCGTCGATGATAATCTGACCAACTGCCAGATTCTGGACGAGATGCTTTCCAGTTGGAAAATGAAGGCGCAAACCGTCACGCGTGGAAAAGATGCACTGCAGATGATGCACGACAGACAACACGCTGGTGAGCCTTTCGATCTGGTACTGGTCGACGCCAATATGCCGACCATGGACGGGTTTGAGCTGGCCAGTAAGATTAAGCATGACAAGGAACTGGGCAGCGCGGTGATCATGATGATCACTTCAAGTGATCGACGGGATGAAATATCCCGTTGCAGGGAACTTGGAATTGCTGCACACCTGATAAAGCCTCTCAAACAGTCGGAACTGTTTAATTCCATTGCGGAAACACTGGGGATGAGTGGGGAAGATCACCACACGGTCAAATCAAAAACAGCCGAACTGGCAAAACGCATCCCCCCATTAAAAATTCTACTGGCAGAAGACAGTATCGTGAATCAGAAACTGGCGCTCGCCCTGCTGAAACCACATGGGCACCAGATCAAAGTCGTCACGAACGGGAAAGACGCAGTCGAACAGAGGAAGTCAGAGCAATTCGATCTCATTCTGATGGATGTCCAGATGCCGGAGATGGATGGTCTTGAGGCGACGCGTGAGATCCGCAAATATGAGCAGGAAAAAGACGAACATATACCGATCATTGCGATGACCGCGCATGCAATGAAGGGGGACCGGGAACGCTGCCTGGAAGCCGGTATGGATGGTTATGTCTCAAAACCAGTGCGTGTGCGGGAATTATATCAGATGATCGAAGAGACACTGCAGTTGAATTCGAAAGAGAAAAAAGCTCAGGCAGAGCCAGCCATCGTTGAACAGAGAGAGGAAGCTGTTAACGTTCAACCAGAAAAATCTCAGGAGGATGCTACGATGAACCAGCATGAACAAGAGAGAGATGATACAGAGGTGTTGAACTGGGAACAGGCGATGGAGAAGTCGGAAATCCCAGCTGAAGCCTTGAGTGAATTGGGGCAGATGTTTCTTCAGGAAGCACCAAAATTATTAAATGAAATTCGAGAAGCATTACAAGCCGGGGATGCGCAGTCTCTGAGGCGGGCTGCTCACACTCTCAAAAGTTCGGCAGCGGTGTTTGAAGCGCAGCATGCTTCCGAAGCTGCGCTCAAACTGGAAATCCTTGGTAAGGATGAGAAACTGGACGAAGCGCGAGATGCTTTGCCAGCACTGGAACAGGAAATCGATCGCTTACTGCCAGCGGTTTCTGCTCACATTGATTCTACAGCTATGGAAGGAAATAACGGATGA
- a CDS encoding Glu/Leu/Phe/Val dehydrogenase dimerization domain-containing protein: MNIASGSGVKVLFIEDNPIHVGLVKTLLGESRSPVFQLQHAGSLQEGLKLLEAVPVDIILLDLTLPDSEDLDTFIRVRSFAPAIPIVIVTSLDDVKLAAKAVEAGAQDYLVKTQLSRTSLTRSLRYAIERTRVRDAEWDSPMFRLAQRQFLKAAQYMGLDDNIRQRLLFPQRTLVVTLPFRRDHYTEVETVFGYRVQHILTMGPTKGGIRYHQDVSLGEVSALAMWMSWKCALVHLPFGGAKGGVRIDPTGLTGHELQRLTRRFATEISPIIGPEKDIPAPDMGTNERVMAWIMDTYSQEVGYTVPAVVTGKPVVLGGARGRNEATGRGVVYLIEEAARHLKMNLSESTAVVQGFGNVGSHAAQFLSDLGVKVIGVSDATTGIYNPNGFSMSSLLEYVAQNRFLEGYSEGEAITNQELLELECDILVPAALQNQITAENADRIKCRLLAEGANGPTTLEADEVLNEKGVFILPDILANAGGVTVSYFEWVQDTQNYMWSLDEVNQRLRHILQDAFQRTLNRAQKNNFDMRTAALIEGIERVSQAKLARGLYP; encoded by the coding sequence ATGAATATCGCATCAGGAAGTGGCGTTAAAGTATTATTCATCGAAGATAACCCCATTCATGTCGGACTTGTCAAAACCTTACTGGGAGAATCCCGATCTCCCGTATTTCAATTACAGCATGCAGGCTCCCTGCAGGAAGGTTTGAAACTTCTGGAAGCAGTTCCGGTTGATATTATTCTCCTCGATTTGACTCTGCCCGACAGCGAGGATCTGGATACATTCATCAGGGTCCGGTCGTTCGCCCCCGCAATTCCCATCGTAATTGTCACCAGTCTGGACGATGTCAAACTGGCGGCAAAAGCGGTCGAAGCTGGGGCACAGGATTACCTGGTAAAGACCCAGCTCAGCCGCACTTCTCTGACCCGCTCTCTGCGTTATGCGATTGAACGGACGCGCGTGCGAGATGCTGAATGGGACTCGCCGATGTTTCGACTGGCCCAGCGACAGTTCCTCAAGGCTGCACAATATATGGGGCTGGACGACAACATCCGCCAGCGACTTTTGTTTCCTCAACGGACCCTGGTAGTGACACTGCCATTTCGACGAGATCATTATACCGAAGTGGAAACCGTATTTGGGTATCGGGTACAGCATATCCTTACCATGGGGCCGACCAAAGGCGGGATTCGATATCATCAGGATGTCAGTCTTGGTGAGGTCTCCGCACTGGCGATGTGGATGAGCTGGAAATGTGCCCTGGTGCATCTGCCTTTTGGTGGTGCTAAAGGGGGCGTGCGAATTGATCCGACTGGTTTGACAGGGCATGAACTACAGCGTCTGACGAGACGCTTTGCCACAGAAATCAGCCCTATCATTGGACCTGAGAAAGATATTCCCGCACCCGATATGGGGACCAATGAACGCGTGATGGCCTGGATCATGGATACCTACAGCCAGGAGGTCGGTTACACAGTTCCTGCTGTTGTGACCGGGAAACCGGTAGTGCTGGGGGGGGCACGAGGGCGTAATGAGGCGACGGGGAGAGGAGTGGTCTACCTGATTGAGGAAGCGGCCCGTCATCTGAAGATGAATCTCAGTGAGTCAACCGCGGTCGTGCAGGGGTTTGGTAATGTGGGTAGTCATGCTGCTCAGTTCTTGAGTGACCTGGGAGTCAAGGTCATCGGGGTGAGTGATGCCACCACAGGGATTTATAACCCGAACGGGTTTTCAATGAGTTCATTACTGGAATATGTAGCTCAGAATCGTTTCCTGGAAGGATATTCTGAAGGGGAAGCGATTACGAATCAGGAACTGCTGGAACTGGAATGCGATATCCTGGTCCCTGCAGCACTGCAAAATCAGATCACAGCGGAAAATGCGGATCGAATCAAATGCCGTCTGCTGGCGGAAGGCGCCAATGGGCCCACGACGCTCGAAGCGGACGAAGTACTCAACGAAAAAGGAGTCTTTATTCTTCCCGATATTCTGGCGAATGCCGGAGGTGTGACCGTTTCCTACTTTGAGTGGGTTCAGGATACGCAGAACTACATGTGGAGCCTGGATGAAGTGAATCAACGGTTGAGACACATACTACAGGATGCCTTTCAGCGAACACTCAATCGCGCCCAGAAGAATAACTTTGATATGCGGACAGCAGCTTTGATCGAAGGAATTGAACGCGTGTCGCAGGCAAAACTGGCACGTGGGTTATATCCTTAA